The genomic DNA GCCTGCTCGCCGTACGTCAACCGGCGGCTCGCGCCGGGGGAGACCATGCCCGTCCTCACCCCCGCGGGCCGCTTCGGGCTGCGCGGCGCCGCCGTCCCCGGCGGGCGCTACGGCGCGGTGGTCGGCGGCAGCGGCATCACGCCCGTGCTGTCGATCGCCGCGACCCTCCTCGGGCGCGACCCGCGGGCCCGCTTCTGCCTCGTCCGCAGCGACCGCTCGGCCGACTCGGCGATGTTCCTGGAGGAGGTCGCCGACCTCAAGGACCGCTATCCCGACCGGCTCCAGGTCGTGCAGTCGCTCAGCCGCGAGGAGCAGCAGGCCGGGCTGCCCGCCGGGCGGCTGGACGCGGCGCGGCTGGCGGAGCTGCTGCCCGCGCTGCTGCCGGTGGCGGACGTCGCGGGCTGGTTCCTGTGCGGCCCCTTCGGGCTGATCCAGCAGGCCGAGCGAGGGCTGCGCAGTCTAGGCGTGCCCCGCCGCCGGATCCACGAGGAGATCTTCCACGTCGACGACGCCCCGGCCCCCGAGCCCGCGGGCACCGCGCCCGAGCACAGCACGCTGACCGCCACCCTCGCGGGCCGCTCCGGCAGTTGGCCGCTGCGGCCGGGCGAGAAGCTGCTCGACGCCGTGCTACGGGCCCGCCCGGACGCCCCGTACGCCTGCAAGGGCGGCGTCTGCGGTACGTGCCGGGCGTTCCTGGTCCGCGGCGAGGTCCGGATGGACCGCAGCTACGCGCTGGAGCCCGACGAGCTGGCCGCCGGCTACGTGCTGGCCTGCCAGTCGCACCCGGTGACCGAGCAGGTGGAGCTGGACTTCGACCGCTGACCGGGACGAGCCGCGGGCCGTAGCCACGACCGCAGCCGCGGGCCGCGTCAGAGCACGTGCCCCGCGGCGCCCTTGTCGTCCACGACCGGCCGCCCGGCGGCGGCCCACGCCTCCATGCCCCCGGCGACGTTGACGGCGTCCATCCCCTGCTGCACGAGGTACATCGCCACCTGCGCCGAGCGCCCGCCGGAGCGGCAGATCACGTTGATCCGGCCGTCCTGCGGCGCCGCCTCGGTCACCTCGCCGTAGCGCGCGGCGAACTGGCTCATCGGGACATGCAGGGCGCCCTCGGCGTGACCGGCCTGCCACTCGTCGTCCTCGCGGACGTCCAGGAGGAAGGCGGTCTCCGTCAGCTCGTCGATGCCGACCGTGGGTACGTGACCAAAGCTCATGCCCCGACGCTACCGGACCGCCGCCCGGAGCCCCCGCGCCACCGCCCGCCCCGGGCCCCGGCTCCGTCCCGGCCCCGGCTCAGCCGTGCGCCAGCTCCGCGAGCGCCGCTTCCTTCTCCGACACCCGCGCCAGCAGTTCCTCGGCGATCTCCTCCAGCAGCCGGTCCGGGTCGTCGGGCGCCAGCTTCAGCATCTGCCCGATCGCGCCCTCCTCCAACTGCTTCGCGACCGACACCAGCAGCTCCTTGCGCTGCGCCAGCCACTCCAGCCGCGCGTACAGCTCCTCGGCCCGGCTGCGCCTGGGCTCCTCGGGCGCGGGTCCGGCCTGCCACTCCGCCTTGAGCGCGGTCAGCGCCTCGACGTCCCCGGAGGCGTACGCGGTGTTCACCCGGGCGATGAACGCGCTGCGCCGGTCCGACTCGTGCTCGTCCTGGGCGAGGTCGGGGTGCGCCATGCGGGCCAGCTCGCGGTAGAGCCGGCGGGCCTCCTCGCTGGGCCGCACCCGCGGCGGCGGCGACACCGGCCGGCCGGTGAGCATGTCGGCGGCCTCCGGCGAGAGCCCGTCGGAGTCGAGCCAGCCGCCGAACAGCTCCTCGACGCCGGGCATCGGCATCACCAGCGCCCGTGCCTCGTCGGCCCGGCGCTTGTCCTCCGGGTCGCCGGTCCGCTCGGCCCTGGCCTCGGCGATGAGGGCGTCCAGCTCGTCGAGGCGGCTGTACATGGGGCCGAGGCGCTGGTGGTGCAGCCGGGAGAAGTTGTCGACCTCGATACGGAACGTCTCGACGGCCACCTCGAACTCGATCAGGGCCTGCTCCGCTGCCCGTACGGCGCGCTCCAGCCGCTCGGCGCCGGTGTTCTCGCCGCCGTCC from Streptomyces sp. CMB-StM0423 includes the following:
- a CDS encoding rhodanese-like domain-containing protein, which gives rise to MSFGHVPTVGIDELTETAFLLDVREDDEWQAGHAEGALHVPMSQFAARYGEVTEAAPQDGRINVICRSGGRSAQVAMYLVQQGMDAVNVAGGMEAWAAAGRPVVDDKGAAGHVL
- a CDS encoding 2Fe-2S iron-sulfur cluster-binding protein yields the protein MTAAAPRGHAVFHDLKVAGIRRLTDDAVAVTFAVPPELRAAYGFRAGQHVALRIPTGTEGGTSDRRTYSICSPEDPGPAELTVGVREVADGACSPYVNRRLAPGETMPVLTPAGRFGLRGAAVPGGRYGAVVGGSGITPVLSIAATLLGRDPRARFCLVRSDRSADSAMFLEEVADLKDRYPDRLQVVQSLSREEQQAGLPAGRLDAARLAELLPALLPVADVAGWFLCGPFGLIQQAERGLRSLGVPRRRIHEEIFHVDDAPAPEPAGTAPEHSTLTATLAGRSGSWPLRPGEKLLDAVLRARPDAPYACKGGVCGTCRAFLVRGEVRMDRSYALEPDELAAGYVLACQSHPVTEQVELDFDR